A DNA window from Haloferax volcanii DS2 contains the following coding sequences:
- a CDS encoding 2-phosphosulfolactate phosphatase, which yields MSADGRQTEPFVETLIEGCENIPAEPTPGDYVVVDVTHFSATVAELLALGAEYVHVTDERGDEPAYQEDHPDSLIGGGKTDDYEPNPGYDFFNSPSYVQQLDLDGRPTAMTSTNGGRAVSTLRERGGSDVEVFVGGYTNAAAVADLLEARGRPVTIVASGSSGQPTPDDTLGAALIDECLHGDGLTDRDRERYARLLVTAKGPRYEQKHEIRRRDLHEFETAIDSRSVVPVLRGDRLVPASRVDV from the coding sequence ATGTCCGCAGATGGACGACAGACAGAGCCGTTCGTAGAGACGTTGATAGAGGGCTGTGAGAACATCCCGGCGGAGCCGACGCCGGGCGACTACGTGGTGGTGGACGTGACCCACTTCTCGGCGACCGTCGCGGAACTGCTCGCGCTCGGGGCGGAGTACGTCCACGTGACCGACGAGCGCGGCGACGAACCGGCGTACCAAGAGGACCACCCCGACAGTCTCATCGGCGGCGGCAAGACCGACGACTACGAGCCGAACCCCGGCTACGACTTCTTCAACTCGCCGAGCTACGTCCAGCAGTTGGACCTCGACGGGCGACCGACCGCGATGACCTCCACGAACGGCGGGCGCGCCGTCTCGACGCTCCGCGAGCGCGGCGGGTCCGACGTCGAGGTGTTCGTCGGCGGCTACACGAACGCCGCGGCGGTCGCGGACCTGCTCGAAGCCCGCGGGCGGCCGGTCACTATCGTCGCCAGCGGGTCGAGCGGCCAGCCGACGCCCGACGACACCCTCGGCGCGGCGCTCATCGACGAGTGCCTCCACGGCGACGGCCTCACCGACCGCGACCGCGAGCGGTACGCGCGCCTCCTCGTGACCGCGAAGGGGCCGCGATACGAGCAGAAACACGAGATTCGGCGGCGCGACCTCCACGAGTTCGAGACGGCTATCGACTCCCGGTCGGTCGTGCCGGTCCTCCGCGGCGACCGACTCGTCCCCGCGAGCCGGGTCGATGTCTGA
- a CDS encoding DoxX family protein — MTLATERLRRFKTPLRYAMGCLYVLAGVMHFVVPNAYAQVVPPVFPAALALVYVSGVVEIALGVGVGVRRTQRVAAWGLIALLIAVFPANVYMATSDIVLDGVPAAFREPSDAALWLRLPLQGVLVAWAWWYTRPESVEADESRSVR, encoded by the coding sequence ATGACTCTCGCCACCGAACGACTCCGCCGATTCAAGACGCCGCTCCGGTACGCGATGGGTTGCCTCTACGTCCTCGCCGGCGTGATGCACTTCGTCGTGCCGAACGCGTACGCGCAGGTCGTTCCGCCCGTCTTCCCGGCGGCGCTCGCGCTCGTCTACGTCTCCGGCGTCGTCGAAATCGCCCTCGGCGTCGGCGTCGGCGTCCGCCGCACTCAGCGCGTCGCCGCGTGGGGGCTCATCGCACTGCTGATTGCGGTCTTCCCCGCGAACGTCTACATGGCGACGAGCGACATCGTGCTCGACGGCGTTCCGGCGGCGTTTCGGGAGCCCTCGGACGCCGCGCTGTGGCTTCGCCTGCCGCTTCAGGGCGTACTCGTCGCGTGGGCGTGGTGGTACACTCGCCCCGAGTCCGTCGAGGCCGACGAGTCGCGTTCGGTGCGGTGA
- a CDS encoding deoxyhypusine synthase, which produces MTEDDTHDRVVPGSDEAIDSADVRGYDFDGAFDFDEFLDAYATTGFQATQLAEAIDIAEEMQEADATVYLTFTSNIVSSGLREAVAYLVREGFVDVLITTSGSLTEDVIKTAKPFKMGSWDADEGELRERGINRLGNIYVPSDRYVWLEQYLYDFFEDFFAEEKVRTPTAFARELGATLDDEHSVLKQAADNDVPVYCPALTDAEVGNFLYYYRQGYDKEVGIEILDDYDSLIQDGLLADETGLIAVGGGVPKHHAIMTNLFRGGADYVVYISTGMEGDGSLSGAPPNEAVSWGKVKDHDTNYTQVEAEATLVFPLLVAGAFKN; this is translated from the coding sequence ATGACCGAAGATGACACTCACGACCGCGTCGTCCCCGGAAGCGACGAGGCCATCGACTCGGCCGACGTTCGGGGCTACGACTTCGACGGCGCGTTCGACTTCGACGAGTTCCTCGACGCGTACGCGACGACCGGCTTTCAGGCGACGCAGCTCGCCGAAGCCATCGACATCGCGGAGGAGATGCAGGAGGCGGATGCGACCGTCTACCTGACGTTCACCTCGAACATCGTCTCGTCAGGCCTGCGCGAGGCCGTCGCCTACCTCGTCCGCGAGGGGTTCGTCGACGTGCTCATCACGACCTCTGGGTCGCTGACCGAGGACGTCATCAAGACCGCCAAGCCGTTCAAGATGGGCTCGTGGGACGCCGACGAGGGCGAACTCCGCGAGCGCGGCATCAACCGCCTCGGCAACATCTACGTCCCCTCCGACCGGTACGTCTGGCTCGAACAGTACCTCTACGACTTCTTCGAGGACTTCTTCGCGGAGGAGAAAGTGCGAACGCCGACGGCGTTCGCCCGCGAACTGGGCGCGACGCTCGACGACGAGCACTCGGTGTTGAAGCAGGCGGCCGACAACGACGTGCCGGTCTACTGCCCGGCGCTCACCGACGCCGAGGTCGGTAACTTCCTCTACTACTACCGGCAGGGCTACGACAAGGAGGTCGGCATCGAGATTCTCGACGACTACGACTCGCTCATCCAGGACGGCCTCCTCGCGGACGAAACCGGTCTCATCGCCGTCGGCGGCGGCGTCCCCAAGCACCACGCCATCATGACGAACCTCTTCCGCGGCGGCGCGGACTACGTCGTCTACATCTCGACGGGGATGGAGGGCGACGGCTCGCTGTCGGGTGCGCCCCCGAACGAAGCCGTATCGTGGGGGAAAGTCAAGGACCACGACACGAACTACACGCAGGTCGAAGCCGAGGCGACGCTGGTCTTCCCGCTCCTCGTCGCCGGCGCGTTCAAGAACTAG
- a CDS encoding aspartate/glutamate racemase family protein, with product MNEDDAVGGELRTVGILGGMSSQSTVEYYRLIDEGINDVHGGHHAAELLIRSVDFGTVERYIRTERWDDAADYLAAAATDLEAGGADFVVMATNTMHRVAPRIEAALSIPFLHIVDAAADAILADGLETVGVLGTRATMDGAFYRERFEEHGIDVIVPEESRRDEIDRIVFEELTKGEIREASRDYYLKAVDQLVERGADGIVLGCTEIELLVEQADRPDVPLFDTTALHVERAVERSLAGRVDG from the coding sequence ATGAACGAAGACGACGCGGTCGGCGGCGAACTACGAACGGTCGGTATCCTCGGCGGCATGAGCAGTCAATCGACGGTCGAGTACTACCGGCTCATCGACGAGGGTATCAACGACGTGCATGGCGGCCACCACGCGGCGGAACTCCTGATTCGGAGCGTCGACTTCGGCACCGTCGAGCGCTACATTCGGACCGAGCGGTGGGACGACGCGGCTGACTATCTCGCAGCCGCCGCGACGGACCTCGAAGCCGGCGGCGCGGACTTCGTCGTCATGGCGACGAACACGATGCACAGGGTCGCACCGCGCATCGAAGCGGCGCTTTCGATTCCCTTCCTCCATATCGTCGACGCGGCCGCGGACGCGATTCTCGCCGACGGACTGGAGACCGTCGGCGTCCTTGGAACTCGGGCGACGATGGACGGCGCGTTTTACCGGGAGCGGTTCGAGGAACACGGCATCGATGTCATCGTCCCCGAGGAGTCGCGTCGAGACGAAATCGACCGAATCGTCTTCGAGGAACTGACCAAGGGCGAGATTCGCGAGGCGTCCCGCGACTACTACCTGAAAGCCGTCGACCAGTTAGTCGAACGAGGTGCCGACGGAATTGTCCTCGGCTGCACGGAAATCGAACTCCTCGTCGAACAGGCCGACCGGCCGGACGTTCCGCTGTTCGACACGACGGCGCTCCACGTCGAGCGGGCCGTCGAACGAAGCCTCGCGGGACGGGTAGACGGATAG
- a CDS encoding ABC transporter substrate-binding protein has product MNEARPLRRRTVLSVLTAASLGGLAGCLGGADDSAPDASENESTTFRVGTQWNPDSLDPLVKGWVFRKLSVIEPLVITDYDASVAPGLATDWSATDESRQWEFTLRDDVTFHDGTPLSAALAVESLRRSFASTSLAGLPVESVSAADDRTVRIRTERPFAPLPAHLTRAETSIVSSESYDDDGAVTELIGTGPFRFDSWEPGERITAVAFESYHGTVPSIDELVYERVADEQTRLLKLENGELDMARQLSTETTPGLEAHDHLTAYEYEVPRTRYLVFDTTSTPFGDREVRRAAMYALDRAGIVESVLNGGGPAAVGPYPPELTEWANEDLEPYAYDPEKARELLEAAGWKATESGRVRDGEPLEIELWTYDAWSLPIVAQVVQEQLSAVGFDVSLRQLAYSTIRERANRDSFDAVLWSNSLLWYPDPDRLADFVHSTEATMFSGYENERVDRLLEAARTTTHRAERKRRYDEVQAIAQRDVPIGWVTHVTNVVGTSADVEGYRPLPTETCYHLEDVTHQSRA; this is encoded by the coding sequence ATGAACGAAGCACGCCCTCTACGACGCCGTACCGTACTATCAGTACTCACAGCGGCGAGTCTCGGTGGTCTCGCCGGCTGTCTCGGAGGGGCCGACGACAGCGCCCCGGACGCGAGTGAGAACGAATCCACGACGTTCCGAGTGGGAACACAGTGGAACCCGGACTCGCTCGACCCCCTCGTCAAAGGGTGGGTGTTCAGGAAACTGAGCGTCATCGAGCCGCTGGTAATCACGGACTACGATGCCTCGGTCGCGCCGGGCTTGGCGACCGATTGGAGCGCCACCGACGAGAGTCGACAGTGGGAGTTCACCCTCCGCGACGACGTGACGTTCCACGACGGAACGCCACTTTCGGCCGCGTTGGCAGTCGAATCGCTCCGCCGGAGCTTCGCGTCTACGTCGCTTGCCGGCCTTCCCGTCGAGTCGGTTTCGGCCGCGGACGACCGGACCGTTCGCATCCGGACCGAACGTCCGTTCGCGCCGCTGCCGGCCCACCTCACCCGCGCCGAGACCAGTATCGTCTCGTCCGAATCGTACGACGACGACGGGGCGGTAACCGAGTTGATCGGGACCGGCCCGTTCAGGTTCGACTCGTGGGAGCCGGGCGAACGAATCACGGCTGTCGCGTTCGAGTCGTATCACGGAACGGTTCCGAGTATCGACGAACTCGTCTACGAGCGCGTCGCGGACGAACAGACCCGTCTCCTCAAACTCGAAAATGGGGAGTTGGACATGGCTCGTCAGCTCTCCACAGAAACGACGCCGGGTCTAGAAGCGCACGACCACTTGACGGCCTACGAGTACGAAGTGCCGAGAACTCGCTATCTCGTCTTCGACACGACCTCGACGCCGTTCGGGGACCGCGAGGTTCGCCGAGCGGCCATGTACGCCCTCGACCGGGCTGGCATCGTCGAGAGCGTGCTGAACGGCGGCGGGCCGGCCGCCGTCGGACCGTACCCGCCGGAGCTGACCGAATGGGCCAACGAGGACCTCGAGCCGTACGCGTACGACCCCGAGAAGGCCCGGGAACTGCTCGAAGCGGCGGGGTGGAAGGCGACCGAAAGCGGCCGCGTCCGCGACGGGGAACCGCTGGAAATCGAACTGTGGACCTACGACGCGTGGTCGCTCCCAATCGTCGCGCAGGTCGTCCAAGAACAGCTCTCGGCGGTCGGCTTCGACGTCTCGCTGCGACAACTGGCGTACAGCACCATCCGGGAACGGGCGAATCGGGACTCGTTCGACGCCGTGCTGTGGTCGAACTCCCTTTTGTGGTACCCGGACCCGGACCGGCTCGCGGACTTCGTCCACTCGACGGAGGCAACGATGTTCAGCGGCTACGAGAACGAGCGGGTCGACCGACTGCTCGAAGCAGCCCGGACGACCACACACCGCGCCGAGCGGAAGCGCCGGTACGACGAGGTGCAGGCCATCGCCCAGCGAGACGTTCCGATTGGCTGGGTAACACACGTCACGAACGTCGTGGGCACGAGCGCCGACGTCGAGGGCTACCGGCCGCTGCCGACGGAGACGTGCTACCACCTCGAAGACGTGACGCACCAGTCGAGGGCATGA
- the nikB gene encoding nickel ABC transporter permease has protein sequence MSRHLLRRVGGAVLVLFGVSALTYGFVFLTPGDPAVAALSQQLGHQPSAAAVEQFRATHGLNRPLPVRYADWLSEVARGDFGTSYQSGRPVRSMLVQRLPNTVELAVASTVVAVAVAVPAGVTSAVRAGGYVDDLTRVASLVGVSMPNFWLGYLLIIGGALQLGLFPVSGAGDISHLVLPAVTLGSGMAGVIARLVRTSILDTLGTEYVRTARSKGLHERVVVYKHAFRNALVPVVTVIGLQFGYVLNGAVVVEAVFQRPGLGTLLVDAVFARDYPVVQGVTLLVGVAFVSVNLLVDLTYRYLDPRIDIGGTRP, from the coding sequence GTGAGCCGGCACCTGCTGCGTCGAGTCGGCGGGGCGGTGCTGGTGCTGTTCGGCGTGTCCGCCCTCACCTACGGCTTCGTCTTCCTCACGCCGGGGGACCCGGCGGTCGCCGCGCTCTCCCAGCAACTCGGCCACCAACCGTCGGCGGCGGCGGTCGAACAGTTCCGGGCGACTCACGGGCTGAACCGCCCGCTTCCGGTCCGGTACGCGGACTGGCTCAGCGAGGTCGCGCGCGGCGACTTCGGCACCTCGTACCAGTCGGGGCGGCCGGTGCGGTCGATGCTCGTTCAGCGCCTGCCCAACACGGTCGAACTGGCGGTCGCGTCGACGGTCGTCGCGGTCGCGGTCGCCGTCCCCGCGGGCGTGACGAGCGCCGTGCGGGCCGGTGGCTACGTCGACGACCTGACGCGGGTCGCGTCCCTCGTCGGCGTGTCGATGCCGAACTTCTGGCTCGGCTACTTGCTCATCATCGGCGGCGCGCTCCAACTGGGTCTGTTTCCGGTTTCGGGAGCGGGCGACATCTCGCACCTCGTGCTCCCGGCGGTGACGCTCGGCTCGGGGATGGCCGGCGTCATCGCGCGGCTGGTTCGAACGTCAATACTCGACACGCTCGGGACGGAGTACGTCCGGACGGCCCGGTCGAAAGGGCTGCACGAGCGCGTCGTGGTGTACAAACACGCGTTCCGGAACGCGCTCGTCCCCGTCGTGACGGTCATCGGGCTCCAGTTCGGCTACGTCCTGAACGGGGCGGTCGTCGTCGAAGCCGTCTTCCAGCGGCCGGGGTTGGGGACGCTCCTCGTCGACGCGGTGTTCGCGCGGGACTACCCCGTCGTGCAGGGCGTGACGCTCCTCGTCGGCGTCGCGTTCGTGAGCGTCAACCTCCTCGTCGACCTGACGTACCGCTATCTCGACCCGCGTATCGATATCGGAGGGACGCGGCCGTGA
- the nikC gene encoding nickel transporter permease, giving the protein MNGTDESVASEAERGWRRWYAALATNRAARVGGLIVVALVVFTAFGPLLWPRDPVEQHLVHRLEPPSLAHPLGTDRLGRDVLARLLHGARLSLGVAVVVTGVRLALGTAVGLVAGYVGGWVDAALMRLLDTLLSFPGIVLAIVVAGIRGPSLLNAMVALAVVGWASYARLVRSTVLSVREREFVAASRLLGSSRLHVIRRHVLPSVVGPVVVLATLDVGGVILGAAGLSFLGLGVQPPTPEWGAMLAGGRNHLRDAWWLVNAPGGMILLTALGFNLLGDGLRAALSATESDRVERERA; this is encoded by the coding sequence GTGAACGGGACCGACGAATCGGTCGCGTCGGAGGCGGAACGCGGGTGGCGACGGTGGTACGCCGCGCTCGCGACGAACCGCGCTGCGAGGGTGGGCGGCCTCATCGTCGTCGCACTGGTCGTCTTCACGGCGTTCGGCCCGCTCCTGTGGCCTCGTGATCCCGTCGAACAGCACCTCGTACACCGGCTCGAACCTCCTTCGCTCGCGCACCCGCTCGGGACCGACCGGCTCGGCCGCGACGTGCTCGCCCGACTGCTCCACGGTGCGCGCCTCTCGCTCGGCGTCGCCGTCGTCGTCACGGGGGTCCGTCTCGCGCTCGGGACGGCCGTCGGCCTCGTCGCCGGCTACGTCGGCGGCTGGGTCGACGCGGCGCTGATGCGACTCCTCGACACGCTGCTGTCGTTCCCGGGTATCGTCCTCGCCATCGTCGTCGCGGGTATCCGCGGCCCCAGCCTTCTCAACGCCATGGTCGCGCTCGCGGTCGTCGGCTGGGCCTCCTACGCCCGACTCGTTCGAAGCACCGTCCTCTCGGTGCGAGAGCGGGAGTTCGTCGCCGCGTCGCGGCTGCTCGGGTCCTCTCGGCTGCACGTGATTCGCCGGCACGTCCTTCCGAGCGTGGTCGGTCCGGTCGTCGTCCTCGCGACGCTCGACGTCGGCGGCGTGATTCTCGGTGCCGCCGGCCTGTCGTTTCTCGGTCTCGGTGTCCAACCCCCGACCCCGGAGTGGGGGGCGATGCTCGCCGGCGGCCGGAACCACCTCCGCGACGCCTGGTGGCTGGTGAACGCTCCGGGCGGCATGATACTGCTCACCGCGCTGGGGTTCAACCTCCTCGGCGACGGACTTCGGGCGGCGCTCTCCGCGACAGAGTCCGACCGGGTAGAACGCGAACGCGCGTGA